A window of the Candidatus Saccharibacteria bacterium oral taxon 488 genome harbors these coding sequences:
- the rpsJ gene encoding 30S ribosomal protein S10 — MAQDTGIKIRIRLKAYDHKVIDQSTKQIIDTAIRTGASVAGPVPLPTRRSTYTVVKSPHVYKMGGESYEMRTHKRLIDITNATPKTIDSLQNLSLPAGVDAEIRM; from the coding sequence ATGGCTCAAGACACTGGTATCAAGATTCGTATCCGTCTAAAAGCGTACGACCATAAAGTCATCGACCAGTCAACAAAACAAATTATCGATACGGCAATTCGCACCGGCGCGAGCGTGGCCGGCCCTGTGCCGCTGCCGACTCGCCGCAGTACCTACACGGTGGTAAAAAGCCCGCACGTCTATAAAATGGGTGGTGAGAGCTACGAGATGCGTACTCATAAGCGCCTCATTGACATTACCAATGCTACGCCAAAAACGATTGATAGCCTGCAGAATCTGAGCTTACCGGCTGGTGTTGACGCTGAGATTCGGATGTAA
- a CDS encoding L-lactate dehydrogenase has protein sequence MNKQKLVVVGAGGMVGATAAYACALRSVVEEIVLIDRNPDLAWGQAADITDGMGIDRCVVVRPGSYDDIKTDDIVVITAGAPQQPGQTRLELLGVNAEIMRGTVRNIIKNGARPYIIVVSNPVDALTYVALKESGLPKSRVFGTGTALDTSRLKSYIADELDVHSREVDAYILGEHGDSSFATIESAQVGEVPLADYPGFKPAMVDGIEEKIRQRAYRVIETKRSTYYAIGFVISKIVSALRSSSRSVYPVCSLVEGEYGLHDVVLGLPSTICADGVKILTGYPLNEREQAALRHSAKVVAEAIRSLE, from the coding sequence ATGAATAAACAGAAGTTGGTGGTCGTCGGTGCGGGCGGTATGGTCGGTGCGACAGCGGCATACGCCTGCGCACTACGGAGTGTGGTTGAGGAAATCGTGCTGATTGACCGTAACCCCGATCTGGCGTGGGGTCAAGCGGCGGATATCACTGATGGAATGGGAATTGATCGGTGTGTTGTGGTGCGGCCTGGTAGTTATGACGATATCAAGACTGATGATATCGTGGTTATCACCGCTGGTGCACCGCAACAGCCGGGGCAGACGCGACTGGAGCTGCTCGGCGTGAATGCTGAGATTATGCGTGGGACGGTTAGAAATATTATAAAAAATGGTGCTCGCCCGTATATCATTGTGGTATCAAATCCGGTTGATGCACTAACGTATGTGGCGCTGAAAGAATCGGGCCTGCCAAAGAGTCGGGTGTTTGGCACGGGGACAGCACTTGACACCTCGCGACTTAAATCATATATTGCAGACGAGCTAGATGTGCATAGTCGGGAGGTTGATGCGTATATTTTAGGGGAGCATGGTGATTCATCATTTGCGACAATCGAATCAGCGCAAGTCGGTGAGGTGCCGCTCGCTGATTATCCGGGATTTAAGCCAGCGATGGTCGATGGTATTGAGGAGAAAATTCGTCAACGGGCGTACCGGGTGATCGAGACCAAGCGGTCGACGTATTATGCAATTGGTTTCGTTATCTCCAAGATTGTCTCGGCACTACGCTCGTCGTCACGCTCGGTCTATCCAGTCTGCTCACTGGTTGAGGGCGAGTATGGGCTGCACGATGTAGTGCTCGGCCTGCCATCAACGATTTGTGCGGATGGTGTGAAGATCTTGACTGGGTATCCGCTTAATGAGCGCGAACAGGCGGCACTGCGTCATTCGGCCAAAGTGGTGGCAGAAGCCATTCGTAGTTTAGAGTGA
- the tuf gene encoding elongation factor Tu, whose amino-acid sequence MADAFDRSKPHVNVGTMGHVDHGKTTLTAAITAVLAKRLPSAVNKPIAYDQIDNAPEERQRGITIASSHQEYESPNRHYAHVDMPGHADYVKNMITGAAQVDGAILVIAATDGPMPQTREHVLLAKQVGVPKIVVFLNKMDMADADMVELIEEEVRELLAKNGFDENAPIIKGSALKALEGDEKYEDAIMELVDAMDNYIPEPPRDMDKPFIMPIEDVFSIKGRGTVATGRIEQGVVKLNDEVEIVGIRPTQKSVVTGIEAFKKSLDQGQAGDNAGVLLRGIERTDIERGQVLAKPGTITPHTEFEAEVYILKKEEGGRHTPFSKGYKPQFYFRTTDVTGEVELPADKEMVMPGDTVTFKVKLLAPIAMEQGLNFAIREGGRTVGAGVVTKINK is encoded by the coding sequence ATGGCAGATGCATTTGACCGAAGCAAGCCGCACGTGAACGTCGGTACTATGGGCCACGTTGACCACGGCAAGACGACACTGACCGCCGCAATTACGGCAGTGCTCGCAAAGCGCCTCCCAAGCGCAGTTAACAAACCAATTGCGTACGACCAGATCGACAACGCACCAGAAGAGCGCCAGCGCGGTATTACCATCGCCAGCTCACACCAAGAATACGAGTCACCGAACCGTCACTATGCGCACGTTGATATGCCAGGTCACGCTGACTACGTCAAGAATATGATCACCGGTGCTGCCCAGGTTGACGGCGCGATCCTAGTGATTGCGGCAACCGACGGCCCAATGCCGCAAACCCGCGAGCACGTGCTGCTGGCAAAGCAGGTTGGCGTGCCAAAGATCGTTGTCTTCCTCAACAAGATGGATATGGCTGACGCAGATATGGTTGAGCTGATTGAAGAAGAAGTTCGCGAGCTGCTTGCTAAGAACGGCTTTGATGAGAATGCTCCAATTATCAAGGGTTCAGCTCTCAAGGCGCTGGAAGGCGATGAGAAGTACGAAGACGCTATCATGGAGTTGGTTGACGCGATGGATAACTACATCCCAGAGCCACCACGCGACATGGACAAGCCGTTCATTATGCCAATTGAGGACGTCTTCTCAATCAAGGGTCGCGGTACTGTGGCAACCGGTCGTATTGAGCAGGGCGTTGTTAAGCTGAACGACGAGGTTGAAATCGTTGGTATCCGCCCAACTCAGAAATCAGTGGTGACCGGTATTGAGGCATTTAAGAAGTCTCTGGATCAGGGTCAAGCAGGCGACAACGCTGGTGTCTTGCTACGCGGTATTGAGCGGACTGACATTGAGCGTGGCCAGGTCTTGGCAAAGCCAGGCACCATTACGCCGCACACCGAGTTTGAGGCTGAGGTTTACATCTTGAAGAAGGAAGAAGGCGGTCGCCACACTCCATTCTCCAAGGGTTACAAGCCACAGTTCTACTTTCGCACCACTGACGTGACTGGTGAAGTTGAGCTGCCAGCTGACAAAGAAATGGTCATGCCAGGCGACACCGTAACCTTCAAGGTTAAGTTGCTCGCGCCAATCGCTATGGAGCAAGGTTTGAACTTTGCTATCCGCGAAGGCGGCCGTACCGTTGGTGCTGGTGTGGTAACAAAGATTAACAAATAA
- the glmS gene encoding glutamine--fructose-6-phosphate transaminase (isomerizing): MCGIVGYIGEREAQNILVAELKRLEYRGYDSAGIVTLSGSATPTLLRTKGKVAALEELVGQHKTSDTVGIGHTRWATHGEPSKRNAHPHHVGEIYLVHNGIIENYQDLKTMLSGHEYEFKSDTDSEVLAALIDYLRRDSPDLLTAVTGALKMVVGAYGIAVLDTTNPEEIIVARQGSPLIIGVGDSETYIASDASALVGYTNQVVYLHDGEIGRCTRSGLELQTIESQKLDVKIEMLDMDMQAIQKQGFDHFLAKEIYEQPTSLAATLAGRVLPKQKYARLGGLNMSDDELRHVKHVIIVGCGTAYFAGVQASYFIEQLTDDVTISVEIASELRYRAFNVPEHSVAIIVSQSGETADTLACLNELKRRGVKCLGVVNAVGSTIARAVDGGVYLHVGAEISVASTKAFTSQVAALTIFGIMLANAKGTNPQFIDEFVQELAILPSEIQKVLDKQGAEIPSIARAYADYNHALYIGRDTLYPIAMEGALKLKEVSYIHAEAYAAGELKHGPIALIDDRFFEVCYIQDNWLYEKSQSNLIEMNTRGAHAIVITDTTKKVPGETVIRVSTKLTHLTPLLFNVVSQLLAYHVAVGRGHDVDQPRNLAKSVTVE, encoded by the coding sequence ATGTGTGGAATTGTTGGCTATATCGGTGAGCGCGAGGCGCAGAACATCCTTGTCGCTGAACTAAAGCGGCTCGAGTACCGCGGCTATGACAGCGCCGGAATCGTCACCCTGTCGGGTTCTGCCACACCAACCCTGCTGCGCACCAAAGGCAAGGTGGCAGCGCTGGAAGAGCTTGTCGGACAACATAAGACGAGCGATACGGTCGGCATCGGACACACCCGCTGGGCAACGCATGGTGAACCAAGTAAACGCAACGCTCACCCACACCATGTTGGCGAGATTTATCTGGTACATAACGGTATCATTGAGAACTACCAAGACCTTAAAACGATGCTTTCTGGCCATGAGTACGAGTTTAAGAGCGATACCGATAGCGAGGTGTTGGCGGCCCTGATTGACTATCTGCGGCGTGACTCACCGGATTTGCTGACAGCAGTCACCGGTGCATTGAAAATGGTGGTTGGAGCGTATGGCATTGCAGTGCTTGACACCACGAATCCCGAAGAAATTATCGTGGCTCGCCAAGGCAGCCCGCTGATCATTGGCGTCGGAGATAGCGAAACATATATCGCTAGTGACGCCTCGGCGCTAGTTGGCTACACCAATCAAGTGGTATATCTACACGATGGTGAAATCGGCCGCTGCACTCGCAGTGGGCTAGAACTACAGACAATTGAATCGCAAAAGCTTGACGTCAAGATCGAAATGCTCGACATGGATATGCAGGCGATTCAGAAGCAGGGCTTTGACCATTTCCTCGCCAAAGAAATTTATGAACAGCCAACCAGCCTCGCCGCCACACTGGCCGGCCGCGTACTGCCTAAACAGAAATATGCGCGCCTCGGCGGTCTCAACATGAGCGATGATGAACTGCGCCACGTTAAACATGTCATCATCGTTGGCTGTGGCACTGCCTATTTTGCTGGTGTGCAAGCCAGCTACTTTATCGAGCAACTGACCGATGACGTGACTATCAGCGTCGAGATTGCCAGTGAGCTACGCTACCGCGCATTCAACGTGCCTGAGCACTCGGTCGCTATAATTGTTAGCCAGAGTGGTGAAACAGCCGACACCCTTGCCTGTCTGAATGAATTGAAGCGACGTGGCGTTAAATGCCTCGGCGTCGTCAATGCCGTCGGCAGCACAATCGCCCGAGCGGTTGATGGCGGCGTGTACTTACACGTTGGCGCCGAGATTAGTGTCGCCAGCACCAAGGCCTTTACCTCACAAGTCGCCGCTCTGACGATCTTTGGTATCATGCTCGCCAATGCCAAGGGCACCAACCCACAATTTATTGATGAATTTGTGCAAGAATTAGCGATACTACCAAGCGAGATCCAAAAAGTCCTCGATAAACAAGGTGCCGAGATACCTTCCATCGCTAGGGCGTATGCTGATTACAATCACGCACTCTATATCGGTCGTGATACGCTGTATCCGATCGCTATGGAGGGTGCGCTGAAACTCAAGGAGGTGAGTTACATTCATGCTGAAGCGTATGCCGCCGGCGAGCTGAAGCATGGCCCGATCGCCCTGATTGATGATCGTTTCTTTGAGGTCTGCTATATCCAAGACAACTGGCTGTACGAGAAGTCGCAGAGCAACTTGATCGAGATGAACACTCGTGGCGCTCATGCCATTGTTATCACCGATACGACGAAAAAGGTGCCAGGCGAAACCGTTATCCGCGTCTCAACCAAATTGACGCACCTCACGCCGCTCTTATTCAATG